The DNA segment TACCTATCCTCCGATGACCTTCGCGTCAACCTTTGGCACTTGGAGATCACCGATCGCAGCTTCAGTATCCTTCCCCTTTTCACCCCTCGCAGACAATCTCATTAGTGGATACGGCTTACTAGGAGATAATTGATCCCCTCCTTTCTATCGTGTGGGAGGGCTGTTGTCAGAGAAACTGTAAGGATGATTGAAGTCTGGGTGGAACGATATGAATCAACCATCCTTGATCTTATGATGGAAAAACATTTCTCTTGTGTCCCTTCCTGCTGTTGGCCTGAATGATTCCTACACAGATATTGTTGACATTAAGCCAGCTAACATGGAGGAATTGACTGAGGTCATCACAGCCTCGGAGTTTCATCCTAACCAATGCAATACGTTTGTGTACAGTAGCAGTAAAGGAGCCATCCGCTTGTGCGACATGAGGGCGTCTGCGCTATGTGACAACCATgccaaatgtaaataaattgaGGTCATTAGTGGACAGAACCCAACGAAATTGTGTAATAACTTGAGCAAATTGTTCCTCCAACAGTTTTTGAAGAGTCAGAGGATCCCAACAATCGCTCCTTCTTCTCAGAAATAACCTCATCCATCTCTGATGTGAAGTTTAGCCACAGTGGACGTTACATGATGACCCGTGACTACCTGACCATCAAAATATGGGACCTCAACATGGAGACTCGTCCAATAGAGACTTATCAGGTATGGTATCGTCATTAAGATGGTATTCTATATTAAGTTTTAATTGGGGATGCCTTTATAAGAGTAGCCACTAGAAATTATGCCTTTTCCATTGCTTGGTACCAATTATAAAAATCCTGTATTTTGTTACATTTCTGTGACTTGCTCATTTCCCTACTTTTCTTAAAAGTAGCTCATAATGATTTTTCCTCTGTTTAGGTGCATGAATATCTCAGGAGCAAGTTGTGTTCACTCTATGAGAACGATTGCATCTTTGACAAGTTTGAGTGCTGTTGGAATGGGAACGACAGGTAAGCTCACAGTTTCAgtctaatgttattttttttctttagtcttACCTAAAATGTTATTTCCTCAATTTTAAAGGTCGCTAAAGCTCTGTTTTGGATTGACCATTGTCTTTAATTTTGACAAAGCTGATTGCATTAGTGTCTGTTCCAGTCCCCATCCTAATGACGTCTCTGTCTCCCCCTATTACTGCAGCGTGGTCATGACAGGTTCCTACAATAACTTCTTCAGGATGTTCGAGCGTGGATACAGGCAGGATGTGACATTTGAGGCATCAAGGGAGAACAGCAAGCCACAGTCTGTCCTGAGACCCCGCAAAGTAAGCTCAGGTGGGAAGCGCAAAAAGGATGAGATTAGTGTAGACAATTTGGACTTTAACAAGAAGATCCTCCACACTGCCTGGCATCCGCTGGACAACGTTATTGCTGTGGCCACTACCAATAATCT comes from the Stigmatopora nigra isolate UIUO_SnigA chromosome 22, RoL_Snig_1.1, whole genome shotgun sequence genome and includes:
- the LOC144180915 gene encoding serine/threonine-protein phosphatase 2A 55 kDa regulatory subunit B alpha isoform-like; translated protein: MAGVGDESDEVQWCFSQVKGAIDDDVAEADIISTVEFNHCGELLATGDKGGRVVIFQQEPESKNQPQCRGEYNVYSTFQSHEPEFDYLKSLEIEEKINKIRWLPQKNAAHFLLSTNDKTIKLWKISERDKRPEGYNLKEDDGRYRDPNTVTTLRVPIFQPMDLMVEASPRRVFANAHTYHINSISVNSDCETYLSSDDLRVNLWHLEITDRSFNIVDIKPANMEELTEVITASEFHPNQCNTFVYSSSKGAIRLCDMRASALCDNHAKFFEESEDPNNRSFFSEITSSISDVKFSHSGRYMMTRDYLTIKIWDLNMETRPIETYQVHEYLRSKLCSLYENDCIFDKFECCWNGNDSVVMTGSYNNFFRMFERGYRQDVTFEASRENSKPQSVLRPRKVSSGGKRKKDEISVDNLDFNKKILHTAWHPLDNVIAVATTNNLYIFQDKIN